A single region of the Pseudomonas sp. VD-NE ins genome encodes:
- the alkB gene encoding DNA oxidative demethylase AlkB, producing the protein MQPSTFDLFADHEPEQCPRAEQIGEQSWVLHGFAQPLVDQLLPALDAILAAAPLRHMVTPGGFSMSVGTSSCGALGWITDRHGYRYSSVDPLSDLPWPAMPAVFSVLAQSAAAQAGFADFNADSCLINRYVPGAKMSLHQDKDENAYSAPIVSLSLGLPAMFLFGGFNRSDKSQRIALLHGDMLVWGGVDRLRYHGVLPIKQGRHPRLGEQRINLTFRVAG; encoded by the coding sequence ATGCAACCGAGCACTTTTGATCTGTTCGCCGATCATGAACCCGAGCAATGCCCGCGCGCCGAACAGATTGGCGAGCAATCGTGGGTCCTGCATGGTTTTGCCCAGCCGCTGGTCGACCAGCTCCTGCCGGCGCTGGATGCGATTCTTGCCGCAGCGCCGTTGCGTCACATGGTCACACCGGGAGGTTTCAGCATGTCGGTCGGCACCAGCAGTTGCGGCGCCTTGGGCTGGATCACCGATCGCCACGGGTATCGTTACTCCAGCGTCGACCCGCTCAGTGATTTGCCATGGCCAGCGATGCCGGCCGTATTCTCGGTGCTGGCGCAGTCGGCAGCGGCACAGGCCGGATTTGCTGACTTCAACGCCGATTCCTGCCTGATCAACCGCTATGTCCCCGGGGCCAAGATGTCATTGCACCAGGACAAAGACGAAAACGCCTACAGCGCACCGATCGTTTCGCTGTCACTGGGCCTGCCGGCAATGTTCCTGTTCGGCGGCTTCAATCGCAGCGACAAGAGCCAGCGCATTGCCTTGCTGCATGGCGACATGCTGGTCTGGGGCGGCGTTGATCGCTTGCGTTATCACGGCGTGTTACCGATCAAGCAGGGTCGGCATCCGCGCCTGGGTGAACAGCGGATCAATCTGACCTTTCGCGTGGCCGGATAA
- a CDS encoding DUF1883 domain-containing protein has translation MKFIHQREHLNEDDIVVIQCSQMCNIRLMNDANFRSFKNGGRHTYHGGAFDTFPARITAPSTGFWNITIDTVNRRAISVTRKPTLTHSIKIIRRSSTKLS, from the coding sequence ATGAAATTCATTCACCAGCGCGAACACCTCAACGAAGACGACATCGTCGTCATCCAATGCTCGCAAATGTGCAACATCCGTCTGATGAACGACGCCAACTTCCGCAGCTTCAAGAACGGCGGCCGTCACACCTATCACGGCGGCGCCTTCGACACCTTTCCGGCCCGTATTACCGCGCCGAGCACCGGTTTCTGGAACATCACCATCGACACCGTCAACCGCCGTGCGATCAGCGTGACCCGCAAGCCAACGCTGACCCACTCGATCAAGATCATCCGTCGCTCCAGCACCAAACTCAGCTGA
- a CDS encoding MFS transporter yields MPPTHQNAHTKAKSTRWFGLGVLMLPVLLVTVDNTVLGFALPKIAEALRPSASQQLWMIDAYSLVLAGLLVSMGSLGDRVGHRKLLLIGSLGFAVVSVLTAYSETALQLIIGRACMGIFGAMLMPSTLALIRSVFEDREERRLAVAIWATTLTVGSALGPLVGGVLLQFFDWGAIFLLAVPVLIPLLVLGPLLLPESERDASGPLDPISILQSMAALGGIVYGIKHAASEGVDGVVLGAFLVGVLAGWMFVRRQLRLPVPLMDMTLFRNGTFSGSVLINLMSLAFLVGFVFFTTQFLQIVLQMSPLSASLALVPGQIMAIVVGMAVVPVAQRMPVHVLIPILVAFAAVAFLLVASVGSSLAVLVAAFALLNIGVGAIATVSNDVILSAAPPAKAGAASAISETAYEVGVVLGTTLLGGLVTAHYRADLQLPAFLSDAQTMLASETLAGAHHVATGLAGDQAQQLMQQAGSAFEGGIALVSWVAFGLAFIAVLIAWRTLRLPKAQSAECH; encoded by the coding sequence GTGCCGCCTACTCATCAGAATGCTCATACCAAAGCCAAATCTACACGCTGGTTCGGCCTCGGCGTGTTGATGTTGCCAGTGCTACTGGTAACCGTTGATAACACCGTACTGGGTTTCGCATTACCCAAAATCGCCGAAGCTTTGCGCCCAAGTGCCAGTCAACAACTGTGGATGATCGACGCCTACTCGTTGGTGCTCGCTGGACTGCTGGTGTCCATGGGAAGTCTGGGAGATCGGGTCGGGCACCGCAAGTTGCTGCTTATCGGCTCGCTCGGATTTGCTGTGGTATCGGTGCTGACCGCCTATTCTGAGACGGCCTTGCAGTTGATTATCGGGCGTGCCTGCATGGGGATTTTCGGGGCGATGCTGATGCCTTCCACATTGGCATTGATACGTTCGGTGTTTGAGGATCGAGAGGAGCGCAGGCTGGCTGTCGCGATCTGGGCCACGACATTGACCGTCGGTTCGGCTCTGGGGCCTTTGGTGGGCGGAGTGTTGCTGCAGTTCTTTGATTGGGGCGCGATTTTTCTGTTGGCGGTACCGGTTCTGATTCCGCTGTTGGTGTTGGGTCCGCTATTGCTTCCTGAGTCGGAGCGTGATGCATCTGGGCCGTTGGATCCGATCAGCATTCTTCAGTCGATGGCCGCCTTGGGTGGCATCGTTTACGGCATCAAGCATGCCGCCAGTGAAGGTGTTGACGGGGTCGTACTGGGGGCCTTTCTGGTCGGCGTATTGGCAGGCTGGATGTTTGTCCGGCGCCAGTTACGTCTTCCTGTGCCGCTGATGGATATGACTCTGTTCCGCAACGGGACTTTTAGCGGGTCTGTTCTGATCAATTTGATGAGTCTTGCGTTCCTCGTTGGTTTTGTTTTCTTCACCACTCAGTTTTTGCAGATTGTCCTGCAGATGTCGCCTTTGAGTGCGAGCCTAGCGTTGGTGCCGGGCCAAATCATGGCGATTGTGGTGGGAATGGCGGTCGTCCCGGTCGCTCAGCGTATGCCTGTGCATGTGCTGATACCGATTCTGGTGGCCTTCGCCGCTGTGGCGTTTTTACTCGTGGCCAGCGTGGGCAGTAGTCTTGCGGTATTGGTTGCGGCGTTCGCGTTGCTGAATATCGGAGTAGGCGCGATCGCTACGGTTTCCAATGACGTGATTTTGTCGGCGGCGCCCCCAGCTAAGGCCGGTGCAGCTTCCGCTATCAGTGAAACAGCCTATGAGGTAGGCGTCGTTTTGGGGACGACCCTGCTTGGTGGCCTGGTTACGGCTCACTATCGCGCAGACTTGCAGCTTCCAGCGTTTTTGAGCGATGCCCAGACGATGCTGGCAAGTGAAACGCTGGCTGGCGCTCATCATGTGGCGACGGGGTTGGCGGGGGATCAAGCGCAACAGTTAATGCAGCAGGCGGGAAGTGCATTTGAAGGCGGAATTGCATTGGTATCGTGGGTCGCTTTCGGTTTGGCATTCATAGCAGTTTTGATCGCCTGGCGTACGCTTCGGTTACCAAAGGCTCAGTCCGCAGAATGTCACTGA
- a CDS encoding site-specific integrase: MSDLDRYLQAATRDNTRRSYRAAIEHFEVKWGGFLPATADSVARYLVAHAEELSINTLKLRLSALAQWHNSQGFADPTKAPVVRKVFKGIRALHPAQEKQAEPLQLQDLQRVIDWLEHEVQIAREQEDRPLLLKAYRDRALILLGFWRGFRSDELCRLQIEHVQAHAGSGITLYLPRSKGDRENLGQTYQAPALLKLCPVQAYIDWITEAALVRGPVFRSIDRWGNLNEEGLHANSIIPLLRQALQRAGIAAENYTSHSLRRGFATWAHQSGWDLKSLMSYVGWKDMKSAMRYVEASPFQGMARITDKPATS, translated from the coding sequence ATGAGCGATCTGGATCGCTATCTGCAAGCCGCCACCCGTGACAACACCCGCCGAAGCTATCGCGCAGCCATCGAGCATTTCGAAGTGAAGTGGGGTGGGTTTCTGCCGGCGACGGCTGATAGCGTTGCGCGTTATCTGGTGGCGCACGCCGAAGAGTTGTCGATCAATACGTTGAAGCTGCGGCTATCGGCGCTGGCGCAATGGCACAACAGTCAAGGCTTTGCCGATCCGACCAAGGCGCCGGTGGTGCGCAAAGTCTTCAAAGGCATTCGCGCGTTGCACCCGGCGCAGGAGAAACAGGCTGAGCCGTTGCAGTTGCAGGATTTGCAGCGCGTCATCGATTGGCTTGAGCATGAAGTACAAATCGCGAGAGAGCAGGAGGATCGTCCGTTACTCCTCAAGGCTTACCGTGATCGCGCCTTGATTCTGCTGGGATTCTGGCGCGGCTTCCGCAGCGATGAACTGTGCCGCCTGCAAATCGAACATGTGCAAGCGCACGCCGGCAGCGGCATCACCCTGTATCTGCCGCGCAGCAAGGGCGATCGGGAAAACCTCGGTCAGACCTATCAAGCGCCGGCGCTGCTCAAACTCTGCCCGGTGCAGGCCTACATCGACTGGATCACCGAAGCGGCGCTGGTGCGCGGCCCGGTTTTTCGCAGCATCGACCGCTGGGGCAATCTGAACGAGGAAGGACTGCACGCCAACAGCATCATCCCACTGCTGCGCCAAGCGTTGCAGCGCGCGGGCATTGCCGCCGAAAACTACACCAGTCACTCACTTCGTCGAGGCTTTGCCACGTGGGCGCACCAAAGTGGCTGGGATCTGAAATCGTTGATGAGTTACGTCGGCTGGAAGGATATGAAGTCTGCGATGCGCTATGTTGAAGCCAGCCCATTCCAGGGGATGGCTCGGATTACGGATAAACCGGCTACGTCGTAG
- a CDS encoding lipoprotein — MTLKIWLPLIAVLALAGCATSQPTYLNNGEQGLSIDCSGEANSWATCYEKADASCAGTGYRIVGTDGTPQPKESDKTLGVDVGNYKNRSVVVVCK, encoded by the coding sequence ATGACTCTGAAAATATGGCTGCCCCTGATTGCGGTATTGGCACTGGCCGGCTGTGCGACCTCCCAACCCACGTACCTGAACAACGGCGAACAGGGGCTATCGATCGATTGCTCCGGCGAAGCCAATTCCTGGGCGACCTGCTATGAAAAAGCCGATGCGTCCTGCGCGGGCACCGGTTATCGCATCGTTGGCACTGACGGCACGCCGCAGCCCAAAGAAAGCGACAAAACCCTGGGCGTTGATGTCGGCAACTACAAAAACCGCAGCGTTGTGGTGGTCTGCAAATAG
- the ahpF gene encoding alkyl hydroperoxide reductase subunit F, with amino-acid sequence MLDANLKAQLKSYLERVTQPIEIVASLDDGAKSREMLELLKDVASLSSQITLIDSGDDARKPSFSINRPGADISLRFAGIPMGHEFTSLVLALLQVGGHPSKASVEVIEQIRALKGEFSFETYFSLSCQNCPDVVQALNLMAVLNPNIRHVAIDGALFQDEVNDRKIMAVPSIYLNGENFGQGRMGLEEILAKLDTGAIERQAEKISAKEAFDVLVVGGGPAGASAAIYAARKGIRTGVAAERFGGQVLDTMAIENFISVQETEGPKLATALEEHVKQYDVDIMNLQRADRLIPGKNGELHEVRFASGATLKAKSVILATGARWREMNVPGEQEYRNKGVAYCPHCDGPLFKGKRVAVIGGGNSGVEAAIDLAGIVSHVTLLEFDVQLRADAVLQRKLHSLPNVTVITSAQTTEVTGNGEKVNGLRYKDRNTDELRTVELEGIFVQIGLLPNTDWLKGTIELSPRGEIIVDNRGETSIPGIFAAGDVTTVPYKQIVIAVGEGAKASLSAFDHLIRTSAPA; translated from the coding sequence ATGTTGGACGCCAATCTTAAAGCCCAGTTGAAATCGTACCTGGAACGGGTCACCCAGCCGATCGAGATCGTTGCCTCCCTCGACGACGGTGCGAAATCCCGTGAAATGCTGGAACTGCTGAAAGACGTTGCCAGTCTTTCGAGCCAAATTACCTTGATCGACAGCGGTGACGATGCACGCAAGCCATCGTTCTCGATCAACCGCCCGGGCGCTGACATCAGTCTGCGTTTCGCCGGCATCCCGATGGGCCACGAGTTCACCTCGCTGGTACTGGCCTTGCTGCAAGTCGGCGGCCACCCTTCGAAAGCCAGCGTTGAAGTGATCGAGCAGATCCGCGCGCTGAAAGGCGAGTTCAGCTTCGAGACTTATTTCTCGCTGTCCTGCCAGAACTGCCCGGACGTGGTCCAGGCGCTGAACCTGATGGCCGTGCTCAACCCGAACATCCGCCACGTCGCCATCGACGGCGCGTTGTTCCAGGACGAAGTCAACGATCGCAAGATCATGGCCGTACCGAGCATCTATCTCAACGGTGAAAACTTCGGTCAGGGCCGCATGGGCCTGGAAGAAATCCTCGCCAAACTTGACACCGGCGCGATCGAGCGTCAGGCCGAGAAGATCAGTGCCAAAGAAGCGTTTGATGTGTTGGTCGTCGGCGGTGGCCCGGCCGGTGCTTCGGCAGCGATTTACGCTGCACGTAAAGGCATCCGCACTGGCGTTGCGGCTGAGCGCTTCGGCGGTCAGGTCCTCGACACCATGGCCATCGAAAACTTCATTTCCGTACAGGAAACCGAAGGGCCGAAACTGGCCACGGCGCTGGAAGAACACGTCAAGCAGTACGACGTCGACATCATGAACCTGCAACGGGCCGACAGGCTGATCCCGGGCAAAAACGGCGAGCTGCATGAAGTCCGCTTCGCCAGCGGCGCGACCCTCAAAGCCAAGAGCGTGATTCTGGCGACCGGTGCGCGCTGGCGTGAAATGAACGTGCCGGGCGAGCAGGAATACCGCAACAAAGGTGTGGCGTACTGCCCGCACTGCGACGGTCCGCTGTTCAAAGGCAAGCGTGTGGCGGTGATTGGCGGCGGTAACTCCGGCGTGGAAGCGGCGATCGACCTGGCCGGTATCGTGTCGCACGTAACGCTGCTGGAGTTCGACGTACAACTGCGCGCCGACGCCGTATTGCAGCGCAAACTGCACAGTCTGCCGAACGTCACCGTGATCACCAGTGCGCAAACCACTGAAGTCACCGGTAATGGTGAAAAGGTCAACGGTCTGCGTTACAAGGATCGCAACACTGACGAGTTGCGCACTGTCGAGCTGGAAGGGATTTTCGTGCAGATCGGTTTGCTGCCGAACACTGACTGGCTGAAGGGCACCATCGAATTGTCGCCGCGTGGCGAGATCATCGTCGATAACCGTGGTGAGACTTCGATTCCGGGTATCTTCGCTGCCGGCGACGTGACCACTGTGCCGTACAAGCAGATCGTGATTGCGGTGGGCGAGGGCGCAAAGGCTTCGTTGAGTGCATTTGATCACTTGATCCGCACTTCGGCTCCGGCATAA
- a CDS encoding DNA-binding protein, whose product MARGGITKALVQIARTAILARGEHPSIDAVRIEMGNTGSKTTIHRYLKELDDGAQPIEASSEPIDDELSALVSRLAQRLKEQAQEPIEQAREQFEEQREALESALNQTRQALEKLEHEHDIQGAALARESEALNNTRSMLQTEQTRNAGLNQALADFELRLQDKDEQIRSLEEKHLHARDALEHYRNASKEQREQEQSRHEAQVQQIQAELRQAQQSALVRQDEITQLHRDNERLLTENRGTQRELSLMQDQLKQSNQRQDQLLEQATRVDSERTLLQERLRVATLESQTLKQSVEEQTLLNQSLEKELSKAQASLEESQRLAATVAAAPDSAKPKDA is encoded by the coding sequence ATGGCCCGTGGCGGCATTACCAAAGCCCTTGTGCAGATCGCGCGCACAGCGATCCTCGCCCGTGGCGAACACCCGAGCATCGATGCAGTACGCATTGAAATGGGCAACACCGGCTCGAAAACCACGATCCATCGGTATTTGAAAGAACTGGATGACGGCGCGCAGCCGATTGAAGCGTCGTCAGAGCCTATCGATGATGAGTTGAGCGCTCTCGTCTCGCGCCTCGCCCAACGCCTCAAAGAACAGGCGCAAGAGCCTATCGAGCAGGCCCGCGAGCAGTTCGAGGAACAGCGCGAAGCACTGGAATCGGCGCTGAACCAAACTCGCCAGGCGCTGGAAAAGCTCGAACACGAGCACGACATTCAGGGCGCGGCACTGGCGCGTGAATCGGAAGCACTGAACAACACCCGCTCAATGCTGCAAACCGAGCAGACCCGTAATGCCGGGCTGAATCAGGCACTGGCCGATTTTGAATTGCGCCTGCAGGACAAGGACGAACAGATCCGTTCGCTGGAAGAAAAACACCTGCACGCCCGTGACGCGCTGGAGCACTACCGCAACGCCAGCAAAGAGCAGCGCGAGCAGGAACAGAGCCGCCACGAAGCGCAAGTGCAGCAGATTCAGGCCGAGCTGCGGCAGGCACAGCAAAGCGCATTGGTCCGCCAGGACGAGATCACGCAACTGCACCGCGACAACGAACGCCTGCTCACGGAAAACCGTGGCACGCAGCGTGAGCTGAGCCTGATGCAGGACCAACTCAAGCAGAGCAATCAGCGTCAGGATCAACTGCTGGAGCAAGCGACCCGCGTCGACAGTGAGCGCACCCTCCTCCAGGAACGCCTGCGCGTTGCGACACTGGAAAGCCAGACACTCAAACAGAGCGTCGAGGAGCAAACGCTGCTCAACCAGTCACTGGAAAAGGAATTGAGTAAAGCTCAGGCAAGCCTGGAAGAAAGCCAGCGTCTGGCAGCTACCGTTGCGGCAGCGCCAGACTCAGCCAAACCGAAAGACGCTTAA
- the gorA gene encoding glutathione-disulfide reductase — MAYDFDLYVIGAGSGGVRAARFAAGFGAKVAVAESRYLGGTCVNVGCVPKKLLVYGAHFAEDFEQASGFGWSLGEANFDWATLIANKDREINRLNGIYRNLLVNSGVTLHEAHAKIVGPHEVEVNGERYTAKNILIATGGWPQIPEIPGREHAIGSNEAFFLKELPKRVLVVGGGYIAVEFAGIFHGLGANTTLLYRGDLFLRGFDGSVRKHLQEELTKRGLDLQFNADIARIDKQADGSLKATLKDGRELEADCIFYATGRRPMLDNLGLENTDVQLTDKGFIKVDEQYQTSEPSILALGDVIGRVQLTPVALAEGMAVARRLFKPEQYRPVDYKMIPTAVFSLPNIGTVGLTEEEAREAGRDVVIFESRFRPMKLTLTECQEKTLMKLVVDGKTDKVLGCHMVGPDAGEIVQGLAIALKAGATKRDFDDTIGVHPTAAEEFVTMRTPVGA, encoded by the coding sequence ATGGCCTACGATTTTGACCTTTATGTGATTGGTGCCGGTTCCGGTGGCGTGCGCGCTGCGCGTTTTGCGGCCGGTTTCGGTGCGAAAGTGGCGGTGGCGGAAAGCCGTTATCTGGGTGGGACCTGCGTCAACGTTGGCTGTGTGCCGAAAAAGTTGCTGGTGTACGGCGCGCATTTCGCCGAAGACTTTGAGCAGGCGTCCGGTTTTGGCTGGAGCCTGGGCGAAGCGAATTTCGATTGGGCGACGCTGATCGCCAACAAGGATCGCGAGATCAATCGCCTCAACGGCATTTATCGCAATCTGCTGGTCAACAGCGGCGTGACCTTGCATGAGGCGCACGCGAAGATCGTTGGCCCGCATGAGGTTGAGGTGAATGGCGAGCGCTACACCGCGAAAAACATTCTGATTGCCACCGGTGGCTGGCCGCAGATTCCGGAGATTCCGGGGCGCGAACACGCGATCGGTTCCAATGAGGCGTTCTTCCTTAAAGAGCTGCCAAAGCGTGTACTGGTGGTTGGCGGCGGTTACATCGCGGTCGAGTTCGCCGGGATTTTCCACGGCCTCGGTGCGAACACTACGCTGCTGTATCGCGGCGACCTGTTCCTGCGCGGCTTCGATGGTTCGGTACGCAAGCACTTACAGGAAGAGCTGACCAAGCGTGGTCTGGATCTGCAGTTCAATGCCGACATCGCGCGCATCGACAAGCAGGCTGACGGCAGTCTGAAAGCCACGCTTAAAGATGGTCGTGAGCTGGAGGCGGACTGCATTTTCTACGCCACCGGCCGACGCCCGATGCTGGACAATCTGGGGCTGGAAAACACCGATGTGCAGCTCACCGACAAAGGTTTCATCAAAGTCGACGAGCAGTACCAGACCAGCGAGCCATCGATTCTGGCGCTGGGCGATGTCATCGGTCGTGTGCAGCTGACGCCCGTGGCGCTAGCGGAAGGCATGGCCGTGGCGCGACGCCTGTTCAAACCAGAGCAATACCGTCCGGTGGATTACAAGATGATCCCGACAGCGGTATTCAGCTTGCCGAACATCGGCACGGTCGGTTTGACCGAAGAAGAAGCGCGTGAAGCCGGCCGCGATGTGGTGATCTTCGAAAGCCGTTTCCGGCCGATGAAGCTGACCCTGACCGAATGTCAGGAAAAGACGCTGATGAAGCTCGTAGTCGACGGCAAGACTGACAAGGTCCTCGGCTGCCACATGGTAGGCCCGGACGCAGGCGAGATCGTTCAGGGTCTGGCGATTGCGTTGAAGGCTGGTGCGACCAAGCGCGACTTCGACGACACGATCGGGGTGCACCCGACGGCCGCCGAAGAGTTTGTCACCATGCGTACACCGGTCGGCGCTTAA
- a CDS encoding 2OG-Fe(II) oxygenase, with protein MSMSPSRLDSLDWASLALQLDQDGYAIIRSLLLAETCDQLSALYPQTEPFRSQVIMARHGFGRGEYKYFDYPLPTAVERLRCALYPHLVPLANRWYERMNLPERFPASHAEFLQRCHAAGQRRPTPLLLQYGPQDYNCLHQDLYGEAVFPLQVAILLSEPGHDFSGGEFVLTEQRPRMQSRPHVLDLTKGDAVIFAVNQRPVKGVRGDYRVTMRHGVSRLHSGKRHTLGIIFHDAT; from the coding sequence ATGTCGATGTCCCCTTCCCGGCTGGATTCGCTCGACTGGGCAAGCCTTGCGCTGCAACTGGATCAGGATGGCTACGCGATCATCCGCTCGCTGCTGCTGGCCGAAACCTGCGATCAACTGAGTGCGCTGTATCCGCAGACCGAACCGTTTCGTTCGCAGGTCATTATGGCCCGCCACGGCTTTGGTCGCGGTGAGTACAAATACTTCGACTATCCCCTGCCGACAGCGGTAGAACGCCTTCGCTGCGCGCTGTATCCGCATCTGGTTCCATTGGCCAATCGCTGGTACGAACGCATGAATCTGCCCGAGCGTTTTCCGGCGAGCCACGCCGAGTTTCTTCAGCGTTGCCATGCCGCCGGTCAACGACGCCCTACCCCTCTTTTGCTGCAATACGGCCCGCAGGACTACAACTGCCTGCATCAGGACCTGTACGGCGAAGCGGTTTTTCCGCTGCAAGTGGCGATTCTTCTGTCAGAACCCGGACACGACTTCAGCGGCGGAGAATTCGTTCTCACCGAGCAGCGCCCGCGCATGCAATCTCGCCCGCACGTGCTGGATCTGACAAAAGGTGATGCGGTGATTTTTGCCGTCAACCAGCGCCCGGTCAAAGGCGTGCGCGGGGATTATCGGGTGACCATGCGTCACGGCGTCAGTCGCCTGCACAGTGGAAAAAGGCATACCCTAGGCATCATCTTTCACGACGCCACATGA
- the gloA gene encoding lactoylglutathione lyase gives MSLHELNTFPGVTATPDSATRNFVFNHTMLRVKDISKSLDFYTRVLGFSLVEKRDFPEAEFSLYFLALVDKAQIPADAAARTEWMKSIPGILELTHNHGTENDADFAYHNGNTDPRGFGHICISVPDIVSACARFEELGCDFQKRLTDGRMKSLAFIKDPDGYWVEIIQPAPL, from the coding sequence ATGAGCCTGCACGAACTCAACACTTTCCCCGGCGTCACCGCCACCCCAGACAGCGCAACCCGCAACTTTGTCTTCAACCACACCATGCTGCGCGTCAAAGACATCAGCAAATCCCTGGACTTCTACACCCGCGTCCTGGGTTTCTCGCTGGTCGAGAAGCGTGACTTCCCGGAAGCCGAGTTCAGCCTGTACTTCCTCGCACTGGTCGACAAAGCGCAGATCCCGGCCGACGCGGCCGCCCGCACCGAGTGGATGAAGTCGATTCCAGGCATTCTGGAACTGACCCACAACCACGGCACCGAGAACGATGCGGATTTTGCCTATCACAACGGCAATACCGACCCGCGTGGTTTCGGTCATATCTGCATTTCGGTGCCGGATATCGTCTCGGCCTGTGCCCGTTTTGAAGAGCTGGGCTGCGACTTCCAGAAACGCCTGACTGATGGCCGCATGAAAAGCCTGGCGTTTATCAAGGATCCGGATGGTTACTGGGTCGAGATCATTCAGCCAGCGCCGCTGTAA
- the ahpC gene encoding alkyl hydroperoxide reductase subunit C, whose protein sequence is MPIINSQVKPFKATAFKNGDFVQVSDADLKGKWSVVFFYPADFTFVCPTELEDLADNYAAFQKLGVEIYSVSTDTHFAHAAWHNTSPAIGKIEYTMIGDPTHAISRNFDVLIEEAGLADRGTFVINPEGQIKIVELNDGGVGRDASELLRKIKAAQYVAAHPGEVCPAKWKEGEATLAPSLDLVGKI, encoded by the coding sequence ATGCCTATCATCAACAGCCAAGTAAAACCGTTCAAAGCTACCGCGTTCAAAAACGGCGACTTCGTTCAAGTCTCGGACGCTGACCTGAAAGGCAAGTGGTCGGTCGTGTTCTTCTACCCAGCCGACTTCACCTTCGTTTGCCCAACCGAACTGGAAGACCTGGCTGACAACTACGCTGCCTTCCAGAAACTCGGCGTAGAGATCTACAGCGTTTCCACCGACACCCACTTTGCCCACGCTGCCTGGCACAACACTTCGCCAGCCATTGGCAAAATCGAATACACCATGATCGGCGACCCGACCCACGCCATCTCCCGCAACTTCGACGTGCTGATCGAAGAAGCTGGCCTGGCTGACCGTGGCACCTTCGTGATCAACCCTGAAGGCCAGATCAAAATCGTTGAACTGAACGATGGCGGCGTCGGCCGTGACGCTTCCGAGCTGCTGCGCAAGATCAAGGCTGCTCAGTACGTTGCTGCTCACCCAGGCGAAGTTTGCCCAGCCAAGTGGAAAGAAGGCGAGGCCACTCTGGCACCGTCCCTGGACCTGGTCGGCAAGATCTAA
- the galU gene encoding UTP--glucose-1-phosphate uridylyltransferase GalU codes for MIKKCLFPAAGYGTRFLPATKAMPKEMLPVVNKPLIQYGVEEALDAGLTEISIVTGRGKRALEDHFDISYELENQIKGTDKEKYLVGIRKLLDECSFSYTRQTEMKGLGHAILTGRPLIGDEPFAVVLADDLCVNLEGDGVLTQMVKLYKQFRCSIIAIQEVDPQETSKYGVIAGEMIRDDIYRVHSMVEKPKPEDAPSNLAIIGRYILTPDIFDLIEQTEPGKGGEIQITDALMKQAQNGCVMAYKFKGKRFDCGGAEGYIEATNFCFENFYKTGKAY; via the coding sequence ATGATCAAGAAATGCTTGTTCCCAGCAGCCGGTTACGGTACTCGCTTCCTGCCAGCGACTAAAGCCATGCCTAAAGAAATGCTGCCGGTGGTAAACAAGCCACTGATCCAGTACGGCGTTGAAGAAGCTCTGGACGCTGGCCTGACGGAAATCTCCATCGTCACCGGTCGTGGCAAGCGTGCTCTGGAAGACCACTTCGACATCAGCTACGAGCTGGAAAACCAGATCAAAGGCACCGACAAAGAGAAATACCTTGTCGGCATCCGCAAACTGCTCGACGAGTGCTCGTTCTCCTACACCCGTCAGACCGAAATGAAAGGCCTGGGTCATGCGATCCTGACCGGTCGCCCGCTGATCGGTGACGAACCGTTCGCCGTGGTCCTGGCGGACGACCTGTGCGTCAACCTCGAAGGCGACGGCGTTCTGACCCAGATGGTCAAACTGTACAAGCAGTTCCGCTGCTCGATCATCGCTATCCAGGAAGTCGATCCGCAGGAAACCAGCAAGTACGGCGTGATTGCCGGCGAGATGATCCGCGACGACATCTACCGCGTTCACAGCATGGTCGAGAAGCCAAAGCCGGAAGACGCACCGTCGAACCTGGCCATCATCGGCCGTTACATCCTGACCCCGGACATTTTCGACCTGATCGAACAAACCGAGCCAGGCAAGGGCGGCGAAATCCAGATCACCGACGCCCTGATGAAACAAGCCCAGAACGGCTGCGTAATGGCCTACAAGTTCAAAGGCAAGCGTTTCGACTGCGGTGGTGCTGAAGGCTACATCGAAGCAACCAACTTCTGCTTCGAGAACTTCTACAAGACTGGCAAGGCTTATTAA